The Budorcas taxicolor isolate Tak-1 chromosome 5, Takin1.1, whole genome shotgun sequence genome includes a window with the following:
- the LOC128048029 gene encoding non-histone chromosomal protein HMG-14-like has product MPKRKVSSAEGAAKEEPKRRSARLSAKPAPAKVETKPKKAAGKDKSSDKKVQTKGKRGAKGKQAEVANQETKDLPAENGETKNEESPASDEAEEKEAKSD; this is encoded by the coding sequence ATGCCCAAGAGGAAGGTCAGCTCCGCCGAGGGGGCGGCGAAGGAGGAGCCCAAGAGGAGATCGGCGAGGTTGTCAGCTAAACCGGCTCCTGCGAAAGTGGAAACGAAGCCAAAAAAGGCGGCGGGAAAGGATAAATCTTCAGACAAAAAAGTgcaaacaaaagggaaaagaggagCAAAGGGAAAACAGGCGGAAGTGGCCAACCAGGAGACTAAAGACTTACCTGCAGAAAATGGAGAGACTAAAAACGAGGAGAGCCCAGCCTCTGatgaagcagaagagaaagaagccaagTCTGATTAA